A stretch of the Mesorhizobium huakuii genome encodes the following:
- a CDS encoding Do family serine endopeptidase, translating into MNIAPNSYSRTRKRLLAAAASVAIAGAIGVGALTSGTSPVLADAVRVEAPQVQGFADVVERVSPAVVSVKVKAKIQPTADDGSDDQDGLDNLPNNPQLRRFFKEFRGFGDQNGQNDDGHRRFGHRDRGNNDQPRPVAQGSGFFISEDGYLVTNNHVVEEGTAFTVVTSDGKELDAKLVGTDPRTDLAVLKVDGGGKFTYVDFADDSKVRVGDWVVAVGNPFGLGGTVTAGIVSARGRDIGAGPYDDFLQIDASVNRGNSGGPTFNLNGQVVGINTAIFSPSGGSVGIAFDIPASTAKQVVEDLMKNGAVQRGWLGVEIQPVTSDIAESLGLKSNNGALVSSAQDDGPGKKAGITAGDVITQVEGKDVASPKELARLIGAYSPGKPVDVTVWRDGKSQTIKVDLGKLPASDKQASNDQQQQPAAPAKPDTLADLGLTVTKSENGKGLVVTDVDPDSAAADRGIQPGDIITAVNSNEVNGTDDVTKAMTDAVKAGRKAVLMQITRDNNNRFVALPVAKG; encoded by the coding sequence ATGAATATTGCCCCCAATTCATATTCCCGCACCCGCAAGCGTCTTCTGGCTGCCGCCGCTTCCGTCGCCATTGCCGGCGCGATCGGCGTTGGCGCACTGACCAGCGGAACCAGCCCCGTTCTTGCCGATGCCGTACGTGTCGAGGCGCCGCAGGTGCAGGGCTTCGCCGATGTCGTCGAGCGCGTTTCGCCGGCCGTGGTCAGCGTCAAGGTGAAGGCCAAGATCCAGCCGACCGCCGATGATGGCTCCGATGATCAGGACGGTCTCGACAATCTTCCCAACAATCCGCAGCTGCGCCGCTTCTTCAAGGAGTTCCGTGGCTTTGGCGACCAGAACGGTCAGAATGACGACGGTCATCGCCGCTTCGGTCACCGCGACCGCGGCAACAACGACCAGCCGCGCCCGGTGGCGCAGGGTTCCGGCTTCTTCATCTCCGAGGACGGCTACCTCGTCACCAACAACCATGTCGTCGAGGAAGGCACCGCTTTCACCGTGGTGACCAGTGACGGCAAGGAACTCGACGCCAAGCTTGTCGGCACCGATCCGCGCACCGACCTTGCCGTGCTCAAGGTCGATGGTGGTGGCAAGTTCACCTATGTCGATTTCGCCGACGATTCCAAGGTTCGCGTCGGCGACTGGGTCGTGGCCGTCGGCAATCCGTTCGGCCTCGGCGGCACCGTCACCGCCGGTATCGTTTCGGCACGTGGCCGTGACATCGGCGCCGGCCCCTATGATGATTTCCTCCAGATCGACGCCTCGGTCAACCGCGGCAATTCGGGTGGCCCGACCTTCAATCTCAACGGCCAGGTGGTCGGCATCAACACGGCGATCTTCTCGCCCTCGGGCGGCAGCGTCGGTATCGCCTTCGACATTCCTGCCTCGACCGCCAAGCAGGTTGTCGAAGACCTGATGAAGAACGGTGCGGTGCAGCGCGGCTGGCTCGGCGTCGAAATCCAGCCGGTTACCTCGGACATCGCCGAATCGCTCGGTCTGAAGTCCAACAACGGCGCCTTGGTGTCGAGCGCCCAGGACGATGGCCCCGGCAAGAAGGCCGGCATCACGGCGGGCGACGTCATCACCCAGGTCGAGGGCAAGGATGTCGCTTCGCCGAAGGAACTCGCCCGCCTGATCGGCGCCTATTCGCCCGGCAAGCCCGTTGACGTCACCGTCTGGCGCGACGGCAAGAGCCAGACGATCAAGGTCGATCTCGGCAAGCTGCCGGCCAGCGACAAGCAGGCCTCGAACGACCAGCAGCAGCAGCCCGCTGCTCCGGCCAAGCCCGACACGCTGGCCGATCTCGGCCTCACCGTCACCAAGTCCGAAAACGGCAAGGGTCTTGTGGTGACCGATGTCGATCCCGACAGCGCTGCCGCCGACCGCGGCATCCAGCCGGGCGACATCATCACCGCGGTCAATTCGAACGAGGTGAACGGCACCGACGACGTCACCAAGGCGATGACCGACGCGGTGAAGGCCGGCCGCAAGGCGGTGCTGATGCAGATCACCCGCGACAACAACAACCGTTTCGTCGCGCTGCCCGTCGCCAAGGGCTGA
- the ccmE gene encoding cytochrome c maturation protein CcmE codes for MTRKQKRLSVIVGGLAFLGAATGLTFYALGQKASYFYMPADLTTASLQPGQRIRLGGLVEKGTIQRGQGATVAFSVTDTHKSVKVTYTGILPDLFREEQGVITEGSFGPDGVFVADSVLAKHDERYMPKEVADGLKAKGVWQESKSE; via the coding sequence ATGACGCGCAAGCAGAAACGGTTGTCGGTCATTGTCGGCGGGTTGGCTTTCCTGGGCGCCGCCACCGGGCTGACCTTCTACGCGCTTGGCCAGAAGGCCTCCTATTTCTACATGCCGGCCGACCTCACCACGGCGAGCCTCCAGCCCGGCCAGCGCATCAGGCTCGGCGGTTTGGTCGAAAAAGGCACGATCCAGCGCGGGCAGGGGGCGACGGTCGCCTTTTCGGTCACCGACACGCACAAATCGGTCAAGGTCACCTATACCGGCATCCTGCCCGACCTTTTCCGCGAGGAGCAGGGCGTCATCACCGAGGGCAGTTTCGGCCCGGACGGCGTCTTTGTTGCCGACAGCGTGCTGGCCAAGCATGATGAGCGCTACATGCCCAAGGAAGTGGCCGACGGGCTGAAGGCCAAGGGCGTCTGGCAGGAGAGCAAGAGTGAATAA
- a CDS encoding ATP-binding protein yields the protein MRLWPRSLTFRVIAFSTVWAILTLVVIFTLITTLYRQASERGFDSLLSAHLFNLIGSIGISDTGALTGAPDLGDLRFSEPNSGWYWSVEPASEGVHGDLHSSSMTSKIPSPSVAEVPFNASFQRSYSAEGIDGEQLEVFESEFVLDAKNRAARFRVMGNQSELEQEIATFQRRLLTYLSLFGVGMIAINAIAILLGLQPLRRVRNALAMVREGTAQRLDGRFPAEIEPLANETNALIENNKRIVERSRTQVGNLAHSLKTPLAVLLNEGRALGGAKGQLIAEQAASMQKQVDHYLQRARVAAQRDSVVYRTPVAPLVQRMVRVLQKLNPQTSLSLSLPATEIVFAGEREDLEELLGNLLENAMKWAKSAVSVTVAPSAGKDDNLFEISIDDDGPGIPEDKARDALKRGRRLDETKPGTGLGLAIVADLVNEYGGVLALERSGMGGLKAVVRLRSLQ from the coding sequence CTGCGTTTGTGGCCGCGTTCGCTGACGTTCCGCGTCATCGCCTTTTCCACGGTCTGGGCGATCCTGACCCTTGTCGTCATCTTCACCTTGATCACCACCCTCTATCGCCAGGCCAGCGAGCGCGGCTTCGACAGCCTTTTGTCGGCGCATCTGTTCAACCTGATCGGGTCCATCGGCATTTCCGACACGGGAGCGCTCACCGGTGCGCCCGACCTTGGGGACCTGCGCTTCTCGGAGCCGAATTCAGGCTGGTACTGGTCGGTCGAGCCGGCCTCGGAAGGCGTGCACGGCGACCTTCATTCGTCGTCGATGACGAGCAAAATCCCGTCGCCAAGCGTCGCCGAGGTGCCCTTCAATGCCAGTTTCCAGCGCAGCTATTCGGCCGAAGGCATCGACGGCGAGCAGCTCGAAGTGTTCGAGAGCGAATTCGTGCTCGATGCCAAGAACCGCGCCGCGCGTTTTCGTGTCATGGGCAACCAGAGCGAACTCGAACAGGAAATCGCCACCTTCCAGCGCCGCCTGTTGACTTATCTCAGCCTGTTCGGCGTCGGCATGATCGCTATCAACGCCATTGCCATCCTGCTCGGCCTGCAGCCGTTGCGCCGGGTCCGCAACGCCCTTGCCATGGTGCGCGAAGGCACAGCGCAAAGGCTCGACGGCCGCTTCCCGGCCGAGATCGAACCATTAGCCAACGAAACCAACGCCTTGATCGAAAACAACAAACGCATTGTCGAGCGCTCGCGAACCCAGGTCGGCAATCTCGCCCATTCGCTGAAGACGCCGCTGGCCGTGCTGCTTAACGAAGGCAGGGCGCTTGGCGGCGCCAAGGGACAATTGATCGCCGAGCAGGCCGCCTCGATGCAGAAACAGGTCGACCATTATTTGCAGCGCGCCCGCGTCGCGGCGCAACGCGACAGCGTCGTCTACCGCACGCCGGTGGCGCCGCTGGTGCAGCGCATGGTGCGGGTCTTGCAGAAGCTCAACCCGCAGACCAGCCTGTCGCTGTCGCTGCCGGCCACCGAGATCGTCTTTGCCGGCGAGCGCGAGGACCTCGAGGAACTGCTCGGCAATCTTCTCGAAAATGCGATGAAATGGGCAAAAAGCGCAGTGTCGGTCACAGTGGCGCCGTCGGCCGGCAAGGATGACAATCTGTTCGAGATCAGCATTGACGACGACGGTCCCGGCATTCCCGAGGACAAGGCACGCGACGCGCTGAAGCGCGGAAGGCGCCTGGACGAGACAAAACCGGGAACAGGTCTGGGGCTTGCCATTGTCGCCGACCTCGTCAACGAGTATGGAGGCGTTCTCGCGCTCGAACGGTCCGGCATGGGCGGATTGAAGGCGGTGGTGCGATTGCGGAGCCTTCAGTGA
- a CDS encoding response regulator transcription factor, with protein MKILVIEDDREAADYLQKAFAEAGHTAHVAGDGETGFALADAGDYDVMVIDRMMPRRDGLSVIAGLRSRGNTTPVLILSALGEVDDRVTGLRAGGDDYLTKPYAFSELLARVEVLNRRASAKEAETVYRVGDLELDRLSHSVRRAAREITLQPREFRLLEYLMRHAGQVVTRTMLLENVWDYHFDPQTNVIDVHVSRLRGKIEKGFDKPILHTVRGAGYMLKGG; from the coding sequence ATGAAGATTCTCGTCATAGAAGACGATCGGGAGGCTGCGGATTATCTGCAGAAAGCCTTCGCCGAGGCTGGTCATACCGCGCATGTCGCCGGTGACGGCGAAACCGGTTTCGCGCTTGCCGACGCCGGCGACTATGACGTGATGGTCATCGACCGGATGATGCCGCGCCGCGACGGCTTGTCGGTCATTGCCGGCCTTCGCTCCCGCGGCAACACCACTCCGGTGCTGATCCTGTCGGCGCTGGGCGAGGTCGATGACCGGGTTACCGGGCTGCGCGCCGGCGGCGATGATTATCTGACCAAGCCCTATGCGTTTTCCGAGCTTCTGGCCCGCGTCGAAGTGTTGAACCGCCGCGCCAGCGCCAAGGAGGCCGAAACCGTCTACCGGGTTGGCGACCTTGAGCTCGACAGGCTGTCGCATTCGGTCCGCCGGGCGGCGCGCGAGATAACGCTGCAACCGCGCGAGTTCCGCCTGCTCGAATATCTGATGCGCCACGCCGGCCAGGTGGTGACGCGCACCATGCTGCTCGAAAATGTCTGGGATTATCATTTCGATCCGCAGACCAATGTCATCGACGTCCACGTTTCGCGCTTGCGCGGCAAGATCGAAAAAGGCTTCGACAAGCCGATCCTGCATACGGTTCGCGGCGCTGGCTACATGCTGAAGGGCGGCTAG
- a CDS encoding cytochrome c-type biogenesis protein: MKARFSAALLVLMLALGFAGTALAVKPDEMLADPALEARARALSEGLRCMVCQNQSIDESDADLARDLRILVRQRLVAGDTDQQVMDYVVSRYGEFVLLKPRFDLRNALLWGTPVLLLLVGGVFIVRTARSRRTLATKSLSSDEQAALDAILHRD, encoded by the coding sequence ATGAAGGCAAGGTTCTCCGCCGCGTTGCTCGTCCTGATGCTGGCGCTCGGCTTTGCCGGCACCGCGCTGGCGGTGAAGCCTGACGAAATGCTGGCCGATCCGGCGCTCGAGGCGAGGGCGCGGGCGCTGTCGGAAGGCCTGCGCTGCATGGTCTGCCAGAACCAGTCGATCGACGAATCCGATGCCGACCTTGCCCGCGACCTGCGCATCCTGGTGCGCCAGCGCCTGGTCGCCGGCGATACCGACCAGCAGGTGATGGACTATGTCGTTTCCCGTTACGGCGAGTTCGTGCTGCTAAAGCCACGTTTCGACCTGCGCAATGCGTTGCTTTGGGGCACGCCTGTGCTGTTGCTGCTGGTCGGAGGCGTATTCATTGTGCGGACCGCGCGGTCGCGTCGGACCCTGGCGACAAAGTCCCTGTCTTCAGATGAACAGGCGGCATTGGACGCCATCCTGCACCGCGACTGA
- a CDS encoding sensor histidine kinase, which yields MALSVPAIMKTTAARLSALYLLLFALCAVLLVFYMTSLSARMLTAQTQETINDEVLGLARAYQRGGLPVLVRVVENRSRQPGANLYLIADANGQILTGNVQSLEPGVIDTEGWTTEPFSYKRFGEGELDRLRSGTSDQTPSPATGDNATPPAEGEKGHNAIALVLRLPNQMIMLVGRDLGEPERFRAVIRRALMLALGMMGLGGLLIWFFVGRAALKRIDSVSEASRRIMGGDLSGRLPVTGAGDEFDRLSENLNSMLARIATLNEGLKQVSDNIAHDLKTPLTRLRNRAEATLSGKHKPADYRQTLEGTITESDQLIKTFNAILMISRLEAGYSSEHTNRVDLAAAVRDVAELYEPVAEEAGVSLEAEVNGAFLVDGNRELIGQALSNIVDNAIKYSTDSTSKPAVRVTLERTHGEIRLCVADNGQGIPDDADRARATERFVRLEKSRSQPGSGLGLSLAKAVMTFHYGRLDLLPGNPGLSVVMSFPTREDH from the coding sequence ATGGCTCTTTCCGTGCCCGCCATCATGAAGACGACGGCAGCGCGGCTTTCGGCGCTCTACCTCTTGCTCTTCGCGCTCTGCGCCGTGCTGCTTGTCTTCTACATGACCTCGCTGTCGGCGCGCATGCTGACGGCGCAAACGCAGGAGACCATCAACGACGAAGTGCTCGGCCTCGCCCGCGCCTATCAGCGCGGTGGCCTGCCCGTGCTGGTGCGCGTGGTTGAAAACCGCTCCCGTCAGCCTGGTGCCAACCTCTATCTCATCGCCGATGCCAATGGCCAGATCCTGACCGGCAACGTGCAGAGCCTGGAACCGGGGGTGATCGACACCGAGGGTTGGACGACCGAGCCGTTCTCCTACAAGCGCTTCGGCGAAGGCGAGCTTGACCGCCTGCGCAGCGGAACGTCCGACCAGACGCCGTCTCCTGCAACTGGCGACAATGCGACACCGCCGGCCGAAGGCGAGAAAGGTCACAACGCCATTGCGCTGGTGCTGCGGCTGCCCAATCAGATGATCATGCTGGTCGGCCGCGATCTTGGCGAACCCGAACGCTTTCGTGCCGTCATACGCCGTGCGCTGATGCTGGCGCTCGGCATGATGGGCCTCGGCGGGCTGCTGATCTGGTTCTTTGTCGGCCGCGCCGCGCTGAAGCGCATCGACAGCGTGTCGGAGGCCAGCCGCCGCATCATGGGCGGCGATCTCTCGGGCCGGCTGCCAGTCACCGGCGCCGGCGACGAGTTCGACCGGCTTTCGGAAAACCTCAATTCCATGCTGGCCAGGATCGCCACGCTCAACGAAGGCCTGAAGCAGGTTTCCGACAACATCGCGCATGATCTGAAGACACCGCTGACCCGGCTGCGCAACCGGGCCGAAGCGACACTTTCCGGCAAGCACAAACCGGCCGACTACCGTCAGACGCTCGAAGGCACCATCACCGAGTCCGACCAACTGATAAAGACCTTCAACGCAATCCTGATGATCTCTAGGCTGGAGGCCGGATATTCATCCGAGCACACCAACCGCGTCGATCTGGCGGCGGCCGTTCGTGATGTCGCCGAGCTCTACGAGCCGGTGGCGGAAGAGGCTGGCGTTTCGCTCGAAGCCGAAGTGAATGGTGCTTTTCTCGTCGACGGAAACCGCGAGCTGATCGGCCAGGCGCTGTCCAACATCGTTGACAATGCGATCAAATATTCGACGGACTCCACGTCCAAGCCGGCGGTTCGTGTCACGCTCGAGCGGACACATGGCGAGATCAGGCTTTGTGTCGCCGACAACGGCCAGGGCATTCCGGACGATGCCGATCGCGCTCGGGCGACCGAACGTTTCGTGCGGCTGGAGAAGAGCCGTTCGCAGCCGGGTTCCGGCCTTGGCCTCAGCCTCGCCAAGGCGGTCATGACCTTCCACTATGGACGGCTTGATCTCCTGCCTGGCAATCCGGGACTATCCGTGGTCATGAGTTTCCCTACACGGGAGGATCACTGA
- a CDS encoding heme lyase CcmF/NrfE family subunit, with the protein MVETGHFALVLAFALSLVQMIVPLFGARLNNQRLMAVGGPVAVTGFALTALSFVALASAYANSDFSVASVWENSHSLQPMIYKITGTWGNHEGSMLLWVLILTFFGALVAAFGSNLPATLRANVLAVQGAIGAAFFLFILATSNPFIRLNPAPIEGRDLNPVLQDLGLAIHPPLLYLGYVGFSICFSFSVAALIEGRIDASWARWVRPWTLVAWMFLTGGIAMGSYWAYYELGWGGFWFWDPVENASFMPWLAGTALLHSAIVMEKRSALKIWTLLLAILTFSLSLLGTFLVRSGVLTSVHAFATDPTRGVFILCILTLFIGGSLALFALRASRLTAGGLFHPISREGALVLNNLFLTTATATVLVGTLYPLALEALTGDKISVGAPFFDLTFGPLMLPLLALVPFGPLLAWKRGDVFAASQRLMAAFAVALAAMLVTGLFIDGSSVFAALGIGLAVWLVAGALTDLAVKSGVGSVAPAVMFRRFAGLPRSVFGTALAHLGLGLTLLGIVATLSFGTEKILAMRAGETVELSGHTLRFVGLYPAQGPNYSEDRGRFELIGVSGSPVGEISSAKRFYPVRQTTTTESGIKTLGLSQLYISLGDEAKDGSVVVRLWWKPLVTLIWGGGLVMMAGAAMSLMDRRLRVGAPSRRRKQAGAAAPAVLP; encoded by the coding sequence ATGGTTGAGACCGGACATTTCGCCCTGGTCCTGGCGTTTGCGCTCTCACTGGTGCAGATGATCGTGCCGCTGTTCGGCGCGCGCCTCAACAACCAGCGCCTGATGGCCGTCGGCGGCCCTGTCGCGGTGACCGGCTTCGCGCTGACGGCGCTGTCCTTTGTCGCGCTGGCGAGTGCCTACGCGAACTCCGATTTCTCCGTGGCGAGCGTCTGGGAAAACTCGCATTCGCTGCAGCCGATGATCTACAAGATCACCGGAACCTGGGGCAATCACGAAGGCTCGATGCTGCTCTGGGTGCTGATCCTGACCTTCTTCGGCGCGCTGGTCGCGGCTTTCGGCTCCAACCTGCCGGCGACGCTGCGTGCCAATGTGCTGGCCGTGCAGGGCGCCATTGGCGCTGCGTTCTTCCTGTTCATCCTGGCGACGTCGAACCCCTTCATCCGGCTCAATCCGGCGCCGATCGAAGGCCGCGACCTCAACCCGGTCCTGCAGGATCTCGGCCTCGCCATTCATCCGCCGCTGCTCTATCTCGGTTATGTCGGCTTCTCGATCTGCTTTTCCTTCTCAGTCGCCGCCTTGATCGAGGGCCGCATCGACGCCTCCTGGGCGCGCTGGGTGCGGCCATGGACGCTGGTCGCCTGGATGTTCCTGACCGGCGGCATCGCGATGGGGTCATACTGGGCCTATTACGAACTCGGCTGGGGCGGTTTCTGGTTCTGGGATCCGGTCGAGAACGCTTCCTTCATGCCGTGGCTGGCGGGCACCGCGCTGCTGCATTCGGCCATCGTCATGGAAAAGCGCTCGGCGCTGAAGATCTGGACCTTGCTGCTCGCCATCCTGACCTTCTCGCTGTCGCTGCTCGGTACTTTCCTGGTGCGCTCGGGCGTGCTCACCTCGGTGCACGCCTTTGCCACCGATCCGACGCGCGGTGTCTTCATCCTGTGCATCCTGACGCTGTTCATCGGCGGCTCGCTGGCGCTGTTTGCGTTGCGCGCCTCGAGGCTGACGGCCGGCGGCCTGTTCCATCCGATTTCGCGTGAAGGCGCGCTTGTCCTCAACAATCTGTTCCTGACCACGGCGACCGCCACGGTGCTCGTCGGCACGCTCTATCCGCTGGCGTTGGAGGCGCTCACCGGCGACAAGATCTCGGTCGGAGCACCGTTCTTCGACCTGACCTTCGGCCCCTTGATGCTGCCGCTTCTGGCCCTCGTGCCGTTCGGGCCGCTGCTGGCCTGGAAGCGTGGCGACGTCTTCGCCGCATCGCAACGCCTGATGGCCGCCTTCGCTGTGGCGCTGGCGGCGATGCTGGTCACCGGCCTGTTTATCGACGGCTCCTCGGTGTTCGCCGCCCTCGGCATCGGCCTTGCCGTCTGGCTGGTCGCCGGAGCGCTCACCGACCTTGCGGTCAAGTCCGGCGTCGGATCGGTTGCACCGGCCGTCATGTTCAGGCGCTTCGCCGGCCTGCCGCGCTCGGTCTTCGGCACGGCATTGGCCCATCTCGGCCTCGGCCTGACATTGCTCGGCATCGTCGCCACGCTCTCCTTCGGCACCGAGAAAATCCTCGCCATGCGCGCCGGCGAGACGGTGGAATTGTCAGGCCATACGCTGCGTTTCGTCGGGCTTTATCCGGCGCAGGGGCCAAATTACAGCGAGGACCGTGGCCGCTTCGAACTGATCGGTGTCAGCGGCAGTCCTGTCGGCGAAATCAGTTCCGCCAAGCGTTTCTATCCGGTGCGGCAGACGACGACGACGGAGTCCGGCATCAAGACCCTTGGTCTTTCCCAGCTCTACATTTCACTCGGCGATGAAGCCAAGGACGGCTCGGTCGTCGTGCGCCTGTGGTGGAAACCGCTGGTGACGCTGATCTGGGGCGGTGGGCTGGTGATGATGGCGGGCGCTGCCATGTCGCTGATGGACAGGCGCCTGCGGGTCGGCGCGCCCTCACGCCGGCGCAAGCAGGCGGGCGCCGCGGCGCCCGCGGTCCTGCCATGA
- the ccmI gene encoding c-type cytochrome biogenesis protein CcmI, producing MLFWVIAALLTLGASLAVLLPLAGGAKGASSSGEHDLEVYRDQLSELDRDAARGLIQPAEAAEARAEIARRILRLDNADTAGKASARQASVTARLVATVAVLAVPLISWGVYSRIGSPDLPAQPLSERLAKNPADSSVDELVARAEAHLAANPSDGRGWDVLAPVYLRMQRFSDAVTAYRNAIRLDGDSAVRQAGLGEAIAGAAGGIVSADSQDAFEAALRLDPANAKASFYLAMALAQEGRNKEAVAAWQAMLGTLPPDSPWRGAVEQALAKSASPEVASGAAAKGPDAADIDAASSLSPQDREAMINTMVAGLDEKLRQNPRDPEGWMRLVRSYVVLGKADQAREALGRAIAVFGAGSDEAKKFTAFAASLGLTATE from the coding sequence ATGCTGTTCTGGGTCATAGCCGCATTACTGACGCTCGGCGCGAGCCTGGCGGTGCTGCTGCCGCTGGCCGGGGGCGCCAAGGGCGCGTCGTCGAGCGGCGAGCATGATCTGGAAGTCTATCGCGATCAACTGTCCGAGCTTGACCGCGACGCCGCGCGAGGCCTGATCCAGCCGGCGGAAGCGGCCGAGGCCCGCGCCGAAATCGCGCGCCGCATCCTTCGCCTCGACAATGCGGATACGGCCGGCAAGGCGTCGGCCAGGCAGGCTTCGGTCACGGCACGGCTTGTCGCGACCGTGGCCGTGCTGGCGGTGCCGCTGATCAGTTGGGGTGTTTACAGCCGGATCGGCTCGCCCGACCTGCCGGCTCAGCCGCTCAGCGAAAGGCTGGCCAAGAACCCGGCCGACAGTTCGGTCGACGAATTGGTGGCACGGGCCGAGGCCCACCTTGCCGCCAACCCGTCCGATGGCAGGGGATGGGACGTGCTGGCCCCGGTCTATCTGCGCATGCAGCGCTTTTCCGACGCGGTGACCGCCTATCGCAATGCCATCCGCCTCGACGGCGACAGCGCTGTTCGCCAGGCCGGCCTCGGCGAGGCGATCGCCGGTGCGGCAGGCGGCATTGTTTCCGCCGATTCCCAAGATGCCTTCGAGGCGGCGCTGAGGCTTGATCCAGCCAATGCGAAAGCCAGCTTCTATCTGGCCATGGCCTTGGCGCAGGAGGGACGAAACAAGGAAGCGGTCGCGGCTTGGCAGGCAATGCTGGGCACGTTGCCACCGGATTCACCGTGGCGCGGCGCCGTCGAGCAGGCATTGGCCAAATCCGCCAGCCCCGAAGTCGCTTCCGGTGCCGCCGCGAAGGGGCCAGACGCCGCGGATATCGACGCCGCGTCCTCCCTGTCGCCGCAGGACCGCGAAGCCATGATCAACACGATGGTCGCCGGCCTCGACGAAAAACTGCGGCAAAATCCGCGCGACCCGGAAGGATGGATGCGGCTCGTTCGTTCCTATGTCGTGCTGGGCAAGGCCGATCAGGCGCGCGAGGCGCTCGGTCGCGCCATCGCCGTCTTTGGCGCCGGCAGTGACGAAGCCAAGAAATTCACCGCCTTCGCCGCCTCGCTCGGCCTGACGGCGACGGAGTAG